The Burkholderiales bacterium JOSHI_001 genomic sequence GAAGGTGGGGCCGGCGGTCACCAGCACGCGCTGGCCTGCCAGGCGCTTGGGCTGGAAGAAGGCGATCAGCTCGTCGCGCAGTTCAACGGCCTCCAGCATGCGGCCGTCGCCGGTTTCGCCGCAGGCCTGGTCGCCGCTGCCGGGGCCCAGCACGGTGGCGCCGTCGGCACGCGCCTGGGCCACGTTGCGCCGGGTGGCCGGGTGGTCCCACATCTCGCGGTTCATGGCCGGGGCCAGCAGCAGCGGGCAGCGGGCGATGGGCCGTGCCAGGCACAGCAGCGACAGCAACTCGTCCGCCCTGCCCTGCGCCAGCTTGGCGATGAAGTCGGCCGAGGCCGGCGCCACCAGCACCGCGTCGGCCTCGCGCGTGAGGTTGATGTGCGCCATGGCGTTGGGTTCGCGCCCGTCCCACTGGCTGGTGTACACCGCGCGGTTGGACAGCGCCTGCATCGTCACCGGCGTGATGAACTGGGTGGCGGCCTCGGTCATGACGACCTGCACGGTGGCACCGGCCTTGACCAGTTCACGCAGCAGTTCGGCGCTCTTGTAGCAGGCGATGCCGCCCGACAGGCCCAGCACGATGTGGCGACCGGCCAGCGCGGAGGTGTCACTCATGCTCAGTTCGATCCATGGCACTTCTTGTACTTGCGCCCACTGCCGCAGGGGCACAGGTCGTTGCGCCCGGGCGTGGCTTCCACGCGCCGCGTGGCGGGCTTGGGCTGGTGCTCCACCCAGTAGCAGCGCAGGTCCTGGGCGGCGAAGAAGGCTTCGTCCATCAGTTGTTCACGGCTGACATCTTCGCCCGGGTGTTCTCGCGCCACGAAGGCGGCCAGGTCGGCGCGGTTCATGGTCAGCGCGGTGATCTGGTTCAGGCAGCCGTGGAACCAGGCGCCGGCCTCGGTGTCCGGCACCGGCTCGGGCCAGTCGGCCGCGAAGGCTTGCACCGCGTCCAGGAAACCTTCGGCCCAGGTCAGGCCGTCCACCAGCGCGTCGGCGGCTTCATCGGCGCTGATGACGCCGCGCTCCACCAGTTCAGCCCGGTCGGCGTCGCTCCAGGTGGCCACCAGGGGCGTCAGGCGCAGCGCGTCGGGCTCGTCCAGCAGGGCTTCGGGGTCCAGTTGCATGGCCAGCACGCGGGCATGCTCGCGCAGCACCGCCAGGGCTTCGTTGCGTGAAGTCGGGTCGCCGAAGGCACGGTCGAAAGCGTCACCCGCCATCTTGGGCAGCCACTCTTCCACAGCCACGGCACGCGGCCCGGCCAGCACGCCGGTGATGAAGCCGTCGGCCCACTCGGTGCTGATGGCGTCGTCGAAGCCGCCCAGCTGGTCGCACAGCGCGATGAAGGCCTCTTGCTGCGCGTCCAGCGGGTGCTCGGCGTCGTCATCGGCGTCCGGGACGGTGGGGTCGGGCTCGCTCACGCCTTGATCTCGCGCGCCTGGATGGTGTACTTGAATCCGTCAGCATCCAGCGAATCGTAGCGGCCGGCGCCGTTCTCGCACTGCGGGTACATCAGGAAGCCCAGCTTCGGGCCGCTGCTGCCGGGCAGGGCCACGTCGTGCGCGGTGTTGTAGGCCAGCCAGTTGCCTTCCCAGCCGCCAAACAGGCCCTTCTTCACCGGTGCCACCAGCGGGTGCGCGGGGTCCTTGATCCATTCGGTGCTTTCCTGGCGCATCACCTTCGCGACGTCGGCCGGGTCCATGGCCACCCAGCCGTAGTCCTTCAGGTACGCCTCGGCGCGGCAGTGTTGCGCACCCTTCAGGTTGGCCGGGTTGCCACCGAGTTCCTTGTAGCCGAAGGCGCTGGGCACCAGGCGAATGCCGTAAACATCGCGCGCCGGCACACCGGACGCGCGGCACAGGCCGACGAACAGCGCGTTCAGGTCGGCGCACTTGCCGCTGAGGTTACCGGTTTCCAGCATGGCCTTGATGTCACCCACGCCGCAGCCACGCACCTTGGGTTCACGGTGGGTGTTCACCACCACCCAATCGTAGATGGCGCGCACCTTGTCCAGGTCGCTGCGCTGGCCTTTGGTGATCTCGGCGGCGGTCTGCTTCACGATGCCGTCGGTGGGCATCAGGTCGGTGGGCTCCATCCAGGCCCGCAGTGTGGCGCTGTCTTCGCTGGCCGGTGTCTTGCGGGCCCAGTCCACGGCGCGGTTCTGGGTGCGGATGCGGCTGGTCACCTCCAGCACCGGGGACGCGGTGCCGGCGGCGAACTCGGCCATCAGCATGCGCGCACCGTAGTGCTGGTCGCCCACCAGCTTGGTGCTGCTGGCATTGCCGCCGAAGCTGTTGTCCAGGGACTGCTGGTAGTCGGTGTTGACCGATGGCAGCGGCACCCACACACGGCTGGCGCCGGTGGGGTTTTTCACCTCCACGCGGGTGGTCATCTCGAACTCGCGCCAGGCGCCGGGCTGGGGCGCGAAGCTGCGTTCCTGCGCCCGCAGGCCGGGTGCAGCCAAGCCCAGGCCCAGAGCCCCCAGGCCCAGCAGCCATTCACGTCGGTCGATTTGCTTCATGCCGTTTCCTTCATTGATTGATGCCCGGCCGAACCCCGGTTCTGGGCCCGGATTGTGATTCAGGTCCGCTGTTTCAGCAGATCGTCCATCCACTGGCGCGCGGCCGGGCCGGACCAGTCGGCTTCACCCATCACCAGCAGGCGCGGGCGGCCGTCGCGACCCACCAGCACGGTGCTGGGGAACACCCGCGAGGTCCAGGCCTTGGTGGCGGCGCCGTCCAGGTCCAGCGCCACAGGCAGGCTGAGGCCGGTGTCGCCAACGAAGCGGCGCACGGTGCGCTCGGCCTCCTGGTAGTTGACCGCCAGCACCTGCAGGCCGTCCGCGGCGTGGCGCTGGGCCAGCAGTTCCAGCGAAGGCATCTCGTCGCGGCAGGGCTCGCACCAGCTGGCCCAGAAGTTCAGCAGCAGCGGCACACCGCGCTGGCTTTTCAGGGCGAACTGCCCGCCCCCCAGCAGCGGCAGGTTCAGGTCCGGCAGGCCACGCTGGGCGGGCCAGGCTTTCACGCTTTGTGCGCCGGCCGTGCCAGCCCAAGCGGCAGCGGCCAGGCCCAGCAGCCAGCGGCGCCTGGATGCGTCCACGCGCGAGGGGCTTGGTGTCATGGGCGGGCACTGTACGGCAAGCCAGAACCCCGTGCGGGCGCAAAGGTTGCGCGCCCCACAGCCACTATGCTGCGCCCATGCCCTGCCTCCATCGACTGCACCCGCGCCTGACCCTGGCCCTGCTGGCCCTGATGGGCGCCTGCGCCACGCCCATCCCCCTGCCCCCGCCGCCGGCCGGCACGCGGGCCCTGGTGTTCGGTGAGCAGCACGACCAGCCCGACCACCAACAGCAGGTGGCTCAGGTGGTGGCGCAACTGGCCCAGCAAGGCCGCCTGGCCGCCGTGGTGCTGGAAATGGCGGACCGCGGCCGGACCACGGCCGCTCTGCCGCGCGATGCGACCGATGCAGCGGTGCGGGACGCCCTGGCCTGGACCAGCTGGCCCTGGGGCGTGTACGCCGACGTGGTGATGGGCGCCGTGCGCGCCGGTGTGCCGGTGCTGGGCGGCAACCTGCCGCGTGCCAGCACCCGCGCCACCATGAACGACGCCAGCCTGGACGACCTGATCGACGCCACGGTGCGCCAGCACCTGGTGCAGGCCGTGCGCGACGGCCATTGCGGCCAGTTGCCGCCAGCGCGTGAACCCGGCATGGTGCGCGTGCAGACCGCGCGCGACGATCACATGGCGCGCACGCTGGAAGAAGCCGCCGCGCAGGCCGCGCCCGGACAAGTGGTGCTGCTGCTCACCGGCATGCAGCACGCGTCGCGCGACCGGGGCGTGCCCTGGCACCTGCAGCGGCGCGGCCAACTGGGTGCGGCCGAGGTCCACGTGGTGGCGTTTGGCCCCGCGGTGCGCAACGCCGGCCTGGCGGTGGACCACGCCCAGCCGGCACGCCGGGTGGAGCGGCCTGACCCCTGCGTGGGCCTGGGTGACAAGCTGCTGGCGCCGCCTGCGGCCGCCAGCGCGGCGGCGTCGGCCGCGCGCTGAACTGCCGCTTCGGGCGCGCTCAGCCGCGCGTGGCGCGGCTGGTGGCCACGGTGGGCGCCTGGTCGTGGATCAGGCGCTTGCCCAGCGACACCACCTCGTCGGTCTGGAAACCCAGCGCGTGGTAGAAGGCCCGCGCCGGGTGGTTGCCGGCGCGCACCTGCAGGTTGATCTTGGGGCAGCCGCGCTCGTGCAGCCAGCCTTCAGCATGGGCCATCAGCGCCCGGCCATGGCCGCGTCGGCGGTGGCGCGGACACACCGCCAGGTAGTTCAGCCAGCCACGGTGGCCGTCGTAGCCCACCATCATGGACGCCACCACCTCGCCGCCATCGTCCCCCACGAACAGGCCTTCGGGCTGGGCCGCCCACTTGCGTTCGATGTCCTTGACCGGGTCGTTCCAGGGCCGCAACAGGTCGCAACGGCGCCACAGCTCGATGAGCCCGGTGCGGTCTGGCGGCTGGTAGTTGCGGATGCGCATGGGCACTCCCGAAGGGGAAACGAAAAGGCCCGCTGGGTGAAAGCGGGCCTGTTCAGAAGAAGGGGGGAGAACTGAAGGCCGGCCCGCTATGGCTTGGATACCTTGGCAAATGTCATGGCGCACAGGCCATGGCGCTGCCAACGCGCCATGGCGTTGGAAATCGGGAACTGTCGGATCCAGCGGTTCACAAGGCCAGTATCGGCGTCACGGTGCAGTGCAGCAAGAAGGGGTTTTCCCGTCCGCCAGGCGCAGAGAGTGCCGCCCGGCTGCAAGCTGTCACAACTTCTGCGCCACCCAGCCCGGCACCGACGCCAATGCAGCGGACAGGCCCGCCGGATCGGTGCCACCGGCCATGGCCAGGTCGGGTTTGCCGCCGCCCTTGCCGCCCACCTGGCCGGCCACGAAGTTCACCAGCTCGCCGGCCTTCACCCGGCCCATCACGTCAGCGGTGGCACCGGCGGCCAATTGCACCTTGCCGCCGTCCACCGCGGCCAGCACGATGGCGGCGCTTTTCAGCTTGTCCTTGAGCTTGTCCATGGTGTCGCGCAGGGTCTTGGCGTCGGCACCGGCCAGCACCGCCGCCAGCACCTTGATGCCCCCCACATCCACCGCCTGCGCCAGCAGTTCGTCGCCCTGGGCGCTGGCCAGCCTGCCCTTCACGGCCGCCATTTCCTTTTCCAGCGCCCGCACCTGGTCCAGCACCGCGCTCACGCGGCCCGGCACCTCGGCGGGCGTGACCTTCAAGGCGCCGGCCACGCCACCCAGCGTGCTTTCCAGCTGCTGCAGGTAGGCCAGTGCGTTGTTGCCGGTGAGGGCTTCGACGCGGCGAATGCCCGCCGCCACGCCGGACTCGGCCACGATCTTGAACAGGCCGATGTCGCCGGTGGCCTTCACATGCGTGCCCCCGCACAGTTCCTTGCTGCTGCCGATGGACAGCACCCGAACCGTGTCGCCGTACTTTTCACCGAACAGCATCATGGCGCCGCTTTTCTGCGCGTCGTCCAGCGCCATCACCTGGGCCTGGGTGGCCGCGTTGGCCAGCACCTCGTCGTTGACCAGGGCCTCGACGCGGCGCACCTGCTCGTCGGTCATGGGGGCGTTGTGCGCAAAGTCGAAGCGGGTGCGTTCGGCATTGACCAGCGAGCCCTTCTGCTGCACGTGGGCACCCAGCACCTCGCGCAGGGCCTTGTGCATCAGGTGGGTGGCGCTGTGGTTGCGCATGGTGCGGGCGCGCGCGGGGGCATCCACCCGGGCGGTGAACACGTCGCCCACTTCCACTTCGCCTTCCAGCACCCGGCCCTGGTGGCCGTGCACGCTGGCCTGCACCTTGATGCAGTCTTCCACCACCACGCGGGCGCGCTGGTTGCGCAGTTCACCCGCATCGCCCACCTGGCCGCCGCTCTCGGCGTAGAAGGGGGTGTGGTCCAGCACGACCACCACATCGTCGCCGGCCTGGGCACGGTTCACCGACTGGCCATCGACGTACAGCGCGGTGACCTTGGACGTTTCGCACACCAGGTGCTCGTGGCCGTGGAAGGTGGTGGCCACCCCGTTGTACTCCAGCCCGGCGGCCATCTTGAACTTGGCCTTCTCGCGGCTTTGGCGTCGCTGCCCGTCCATGGCCGCCTGGAAGCCGACTTCGTCCACCGTGACGCCGCGTTCGCGGCACACGTCGCCGGTCAGGTCCACCGGGAAGCCGAAGGTGTCGTGCAGCTTGAAGGCGGTGGCGCCGTCGATCTGCTTGGCGCCCTGGGCCAGCGCGGTTTCCAGCAGTTCCATGCCGTGGGCGATGGTCTGGAAGAAACGCTCTTCCTCCACCTTCAGCACTTCGGTCACCCGCGCGGCCTGGCGCGCCAGGTCGGGGTAGGCCTCGCCCATCTCGGCGGCCAGGGGTGCGACCAGGGTGTGGAAGAAGGGCTTGCGCGCACCCAGCTTGTAGCCATGGCGGATGGCGCGGCGGGCAATGCGGCGCAGCACGTAGCCGCGGCCTTCGTTGCCGGGGATCACGCCATCGGCCACGGTGAAGGCGCAGGCGCGGATGTGGTCGGCAATGACCTTCAGCGAGGGGCTGTCCTTGTCGCAGTCGCCACCGCCTGCCGTGTCCACCGCCTGCTTGGCCGCGGCCAGCAGGCGCACAAACATGTCGATCTCGTAGTTGCTGTGCACATGCTGCAGCACCGCGGCCAGGCGTTCCAGGCCCATGCCGGTGTCCACGCTGGGCTTGGGCAGCGGGTGCATCACACCGTCTTCGGTGCGGTTGAACTGCATGAAGACGTTGTTCCAGATCTCGATGTAGCGGTCACCGTCCTGCTCGGGGCTGCCGGGCGGGCCGCCGGCCACGTCGGGGCCGTGGTCGTAGAAGATCTCGCTGCACGGGCCGCAGGGGCCGGTGTCGCCCATCATCCAGAAGTTGTCGCTGGCGTAACGCGCACCCTTGTTGTCGCCGATGCGCACGATGCGCTCGGCCGGCAGGCCGATGTCCTTCAGCCAGATGTCGTAGGCCTCGTCGTCCTCGGCATAGACCGTGGCCCACAGCTTGTCGGCCGGCAGCTTGAAGTGCACGGTGAGCAACTCCCACGCGAACTTCAGCGCGTCGCGCTTGAAGTAGTCGCCGAAGCTGAAGTTGCCCAGCATCTCGAAGAAGGTGTGGTGGCGCGCGGTGTAACCCACGTTGTCCAGGTCGTTGTGCTTGCCGCCGGCGCGGATGCACTTCTGGCTGGTGGTCGCCCGGCTGTAGGCCCGCTTGTCGAAGCCCAGGAACACGTCCTTGAACTGGTTCATGCCCGCGTTGGTGAACAGCAGCGTCGGGTCGTCGCCAGGCACCACCGGCGAACTGGCTACCACCTGGTGCCCCTTGGATTCAAAGAATTTAAGGAATGTGCTGCGAATCTCGGCGGCTTTCATCCGGGGGCTTTCTGGTGGGCAATGGGCAGTGCGGCAGCGGCCTGGCGCCCGCCGCCGCAGCAGGCGCAAAGGCCTGGTGAGCGAAGCCCTTGATTATAGAAGCGCGCCCCCATGCCTTCCGGGCGCGCCCACCTGGGGCGCAGCGGCGTTGCGCTGCACCGTCAAAGCGTGCGGCTGGCCGCCGCAACGGGGCAGGACAAATCGTCGCGGCCGAAACGAGGTCCACGAGGGGGAATGCCTGGCTGCAGATGCATGCGGCGTCAATTGGTCGCACCCGAGCGCGGGAGCAGTGAATCAGACTTTGAGTCCTAACATTCCCAACGTTCCATGGCTCGCGATAGCGGCGACCTTGCGTGCCGGCTTTGGCATGGCATGGCAAGGAGGGGGAGGCGTCATCCAGGTTGGGTGTGCGCTGGGATGTTGGACAGGGACGTGGCGCGAAGGAAGGCTGTGGAAGGGCTTCCGGGGCGCTGAAACCAGATCGCCGAACGGTCGGCGACAACGAATGGAGATGCCGTGAAAGTTACATCGCGCAAGCGCATGCTGAAGTGGTTGACCTTGGCCCCGCTGCTGGCCATGACCCAGTTGCATGCCGGCCTGATCGGCCAGGGCTTCCTGAGCATGAGCCAGGCCTTCCCGGGCAAGGGAATGGTCAAGAAGGAAGCCGAAATCCTGGTGAAGTTCAAGCCGGGCGTGGCCAAGGCCACGAAGGACGCGAAGCACGCCGCCGAAGGCAACGAGGTGGTGCGCGAAGTGGCGCGATACAACCTTCAGACTGTGCGCATCTCCCCGGCCCAGCCGGTGGACCAGGCCATCGCCGCCTACAAGGCCGACCCGAACGTGGAGTTCGTGGAGCCGAACTTCGAAATCAAGGTCCAGGCCCTGCCCAACGACCCGGGCTTCAGCTCCCAGTGGGGCATGCTGAACACCGGCGCGCTGGGCGGTGTGGCCGGCGCCGACGTCAAGGCCACCACGGCCTGGGACCGCGGCACCGGCAGCACCGACGTGGTGGTGCTGGTCATCGACACCGGCATCTGGTGGACCTCGGTGCCCGACCCCGTCACGGGCCTGGTCACCACGCGCCAGCACCAGGACCTGGTGGGCAACGTCTGGGTGAACCCTGGCGAAATCCCGAACAACGGCATCGACGATGACGGCAACGGCTACATCGACGACGTGCACGGCTATGACATGGTCAACAACGATGGCGACCCGCTGGACGACAACGGCCACGGCACGCACGTGGCCGGCATCCTGGGTGCTGCTGGCAACAATGCCGTGGGCATTGCCGGCGTGAACTGGCACGTCAAGATCGCCGCCTGCAAGGCGCTGGACGGCAACGGCACCGGCTCGCTGGACAACGCGGTGCGCTGCCTGGAATACGCCCGCGTCCTGAAGGACCGCGG encodes the following:
- a CDS encoding alanine--tRNA ligase (PFAM: DHHA1 domain; Threonyl and Alanyl tRNA synthetase second additional domain; tRNA synthetases class II (A)~TIGRFAM: alanine--tRNA ligase), encoding MKAAEIRSTFLKFFESKGHQVVASSPVVPGDDPTLLFTNAGMNQFKDVFLGFDKRAYSRATTSQKCIRAGGKHNDLDNVGYTARHHTFFEMLGNFSFGDYFKRDALKFAWELLTVHFKLPADKLWATVYAEDDEAYDIWLKDIGLPAERIVRIGDNKGARYASDNFWMMGDTGPCGPCSEIFYDHGPDVAGGPPGSPEQDGDRYIEIWNNVFMQFNRTEDGVMHPLPKPSVDTGMGLERLAAVLQHVHSNYEIDMFVRLLAAAKQAVDTAGGGDCDKDSPSLKVIADHIRACAFTVADGVIPGNEGRGYVLRRIARRAIRHGYKLGARKPFFHTLVAPLAAEMGEAYPDLARQAARVTEVLKVEEERFFQTIAHGMELLETALAQGAKQIDGATAFKLHDTFGFPVDLTGDVCRERGVTVDEVGFQAAMDGQRRQSREKAKFKMAAGLEYNGVATTFHGHEHLVCETSKVTALYVDGQSVNRAQAGDDVVVVLDHTPFYAESGGQVGDAGELRNQRARVVVEDCIKVQASVHGHQGRVLEGEVEVGDVFTARVDAPARARTMRNHSATHLMHKALREVLGAHVQQKGSLVNAERTRFDFAHNAPMTDEQVRRVEALVNDEVLANAATQAQVMALDDAQKSGAMMLFGEKYGDTVRVLSIGSSKELCGGTHVKATGDIGLFKIVAESGVAAGIRRVEALTGNNALAYLQQLESTLGGVAGALKVTPAEVPGRVSAVLDQVRALEKEMAAVKGRLASAQGDELLAQAVDVGGIKVLAAVLAGADAKTLRDTMDKLKDKLKSAAIVLAAVDGGKVQLAAGATADVMGRVKAGELVNFVAGQVGGKGGGKPDLAMAGGTDPAGLSAALASVPGWVAQKL
- a CDS encoding uncharacterized iron-regulated protein (PFAM: Protein of unknown function, DUF399) — protein: MPCLHRLHPRLTLALLALMGACATPIPLPPPPAGTRALVFGEQHDQPDHQQQVAQVVAQLAQQGRLAAVVLEMADRGRTTAALPRDATDAAVRDALAWTSWPWGVYADVVMGAVRAGVPVLGGNLPRASTRATMNDASLDDLIDATVRQHLVQAVRDGHCGQLPPAREPGMVRVQTARDDHMARTLEEAAAQAAPGQVVLLLTGMQHASRDRGVPWHLQRRGQLGAAEVHVVAFGPAVRNAGLAVDHAQPARRVERPDPCVGLGDKLLAPPAAASAAASAAR
- a CDS encoding transglutaminase-like enzyme, predicted cysteine protease (PFAM: Transglutaminase-like superfamily): MKQIDRREWLLGLGALGLGLAAPGLRAQERSFAPQPGAWREFEMTTRVEVKNPTGASRVWVPLPSVNTDYQQSLDNSFGGNASSTKLVGDQHYGARMLMAEFAAGTASPVLEVTSRIRTQNRAVDWARKTPASEDSATLRAWMEPTDLMPTDGIVKQTAAEITKGQRSDLDKVRAIYDWVVVNTHREPKVRGCGVGDIKAMLETGNLSGKCADLNALFVGLCRASGVPARDVYGIRLVPSAFGYKELGGNPANLKGAQHCRAEAYLKDYGWVAMDPADVAKVMRQESTEWIKDPAHPLVAPVKKGLFGGWEGNWLAYNTAHDVALPGSSGPKLGFLMYPQCENGAGRYDSLDADGFKYTIQAREIKA
- a CDS encoding thiol-disulfide isomerase-like thioredoxin (PFAM: Redoxin) codes for the protein MTPSPSRVDASRRRWLLGLAAAAWAGTAGAQSVKAWPAQRGLPDLNLPLLGGGQFALKSQRGVPLLLNFWASWCEPCRDEMPSLELLAQRHAADGLQVLAVNYQEAERTVRRFVGDTGLSLPVALDLDGAATKAWTSRVFPSTVLVGRDGRPRLLVMGEADWSGPAARQWMDDLLKQRT
- a CDS encoding acetyltransferase (PFAM: Acetyltransferase (GNAT) family); translation: MRIRNYQPPDRTGLIELWRRCDLLRPWNDPVKDIERKWAAQPEGLFVGDDGGEVVASMMVGYDGHRGWLNYLAVCPRHRRRGHGRALMAHAEGWLHERGCPKINLQVRAGNHPARAFYHALGFQTDEVVSLGKRLIHDQAPTVATSRATRG
- a CDS encoding yecA family protein (PFAM: Uncharacterised protein family (UPF0149); SEC-C motif~TIGRFAM: yecA family protein) → MSEPDPTVPDADDDAEHPLDAQQEAFIALCDQLGGFDDAISTEWADGFITGVLAGPRAVAVEEWLPKMAGDAFDRAFGDPTSRNEALAVLREHARVLAMQLDPEALLDEPDALRLTPLVATWSDADRAELVERGVISADEAADALVDGLTWAEGFLDAVQAFAADWPEPVPDTEAGAWFHGCLNQITALTMNRADLAAFVAREHPGEDVSREQLMDEAFFAAQDLRCYWVEHQPKPATRRVEATPGRNDLCPCGSGRKYKKCHGSN